The Drosophila gunungcola strain Sukarami chromosome 3L unlocalized genomic scaffold, Dgunungcola_SK_2 000003F, whole genome shotgun sequence region AATGTGCAGTCGAGAATTTGTGTGCCCAAGATAGGCagagaatttattttatatttatatctttCTAGAGTGGGCATACTTGCCGTTTACTTTGTGGCTCTTGGGAGACACTATCTGTTATGGTAGCCAAGAGCACACAAGTTATACAATATCGGGTGTAAAAGAGTGCTTTACTTCCTCAGAAATAGATCCCAACTTCTGTCTATCCTTATCGAAcggtttttataaatatccCTATGACTGCAGTGCATATATATCGTGTAATGATTCATGCGCTGATTTGGAGTACTGCCCTGATGGAAAACTCTTTAATAGTCCCATGCACATTTGCGATACACCAGAAGCTGTCGACTGCGAATCGTTACCTTATCCAACACCTTCAACTACCGAGCTCCCAATGGAAAATCCTTGTGAGggcattaaaaataacactATTTTGCCCTCTGCTGGTAATTGTAGTGAGTTCTTTGTGTGTGTAAATCAGCAAAGTGAAGTGCATCACTGTCCCTGGGAGATGCTTTTTAATCCTGATCTGGAAATTTGTGATTTTAAGGATAACGTCTGGTGCTACGGTGACCCTACTACCCAAAATCCTTTGGAAACCTCAGATACTACTGCGGAGTCCTTCACAAAGTGCGAGGGCCAAAAGCTTGGAACCTTTTTCCCGGATACTCAGAATTGCCAACAGTACTACTACTGCTGGGGCAACGATTCCTTCATACTTCTACCCTGTCCCGTGGACAATTGGTTTAATCCATACACCGGTAACTGTGGTCCCGATATTTCACCGGAAGCGTGCCAAGCATTTGTGGCTACCACTATGCCTGTTATTATTACATCACCTTCCACAACAGTTGCGACGTCCACTACGGAAGCTAATGATAAGAATCCGTGTGCAGATCAGGAACTGGGTGCCAGCTTTCCGTTGCAATCCGACTGCCAGTCATACCTGCTATGCCTGGGTAATGGCCAATCTGCGAAAGCTCAATGTCCAACAAATGCCTGGTTCGATCCACAATCAGGGGATTGTGGGCCAAATGTATCGCCCACTGCTTGCATCGAAACAACCACACCTACCACTACCGTTGCCACAACTCAGGGCTCGAATGATCCTTGTGCCGATCAAGAACTGGGAGTATCTTATCCCCTGGTGACAAACTGCAAGCAATATATTCTATGCATGGGAAACGGGGAATCCACGGTAGCCAATTGCATCTACAACGCCTGGTACGATCCGCAAACGGGAATTTGTGGACCCGAAGTATCACCAACAGCATGTACGGAAACTATAGTTTCCACCGAATCCTCCACAAGTCAAGCCACCTCGCCAATCACAACACCTTCCTCTCCGTGGTCTACCACTTTGTCTACCCATTATCCTGAGGAGTCTACTACTACCCCGTCGGACATTGCAAAAATCTGTTCTGGAGAGAGCGATGGTTATTATGCCACGTATCCTGAGGACTGCAGTAAATACATCGTATGTGCCAGTCCTGTTCCTATAGCATTCTTCTGCCCGGAAGGCTTGTTTTTCAACGAAGCTCTTCAGAAATGCGTCGAATGGAATTTAAGCGAGTGCCCCAAGGAAGATACCACCACTGCATCGCCTGGCTATACGACTCCGAAACCAGATTCTTCGATATGTTTCAATAGCACTGGCATGAATTTGCCGTACCAAGAAAATTGTCAATGGTTTGTACGATGCGTTGACGACTCCTCTTACATGATGGGTATATGTAGCAGTGAAGAGTATTTCGATCCATTGACTGGGGAATGTGGCTTTGATGTCTCCCCGGAAGCCTGCCGGGGGATCTACACTTCAACCACTATAGTTACGGAAACCACCGAGAGCTCAACAACTACACCAAGTGCTCCAACAACGGCAATTACCCCAACTACTCCGAGTACAGAAACTGATCCTTGTGAAGGAGCTCCTGAGGGAAAACTTGTTCCCTATCCGGATGACTGCACTAAATTCATACAATGTGTTCGTCCCATCCCTATCGTGTATGACTGCCACGAAGGTCAGGAGTTTAGCGCCAGTTTGGAAAGATGTATGGCTCCGTGGTATGCCAATTGTTCTATTCCGGCCACAACTACAACTGCAGCTCCCATAACAACTACCACGCTGTCGCCGGACAGCTTTTGTGCGGATAAAATCGAAGGATCACTGGTACCTTATCCCTTAAATTGTAGCAAGTACATAGTTTGCCAGGTTCCCATCCCAGTGGGGTATGCTTGTCCAGGAAGCGAAGAGTTTAGTCCTACTGCTTTGACCTGTATGGAAGCTGAGCTGGCCGGTTGCATTACCAATGGCTACCGCCTTTTACCGGTTAATTTATTTGGCAACACTGATTCAGAAGATTCAAGCCCATCACTTTGGCAGTCCCTTAAAACGATGGCAAGCTTTGTTATagatttttaatgcaaattatgtaaatttttttttgttatagaTTTTTGATGCAAATTATCTGAATTGTAggcattaaacaaaaatgttattaaaatgtcgtaaattcaattgatttgttttactGGGGATACTGGCAATCAGAGTTGGATGTGCTGCACGAAAGTTTGCTGGGATTCCAATACAAGTTGCCTGGACATGTAAGGACTGTTGCCGTTGGTCCGCAATGAATAAACTTGTGGCAGTCATTGGGATACGGTATGTACGCATTGGAAACACTATTTTTGCACAAAGCATGGGGATCTATTGGTAGGAATTCAGTTTCAGCGGACGTCCAGGATGCAGATGGTGGAGTAGCAGCGGTTGGTATGGGATCAATTGGTGCAATGGTGCTTGGAGGAGGATAGGGCATCGGAAATCCTTGACAACTGGCATATTGTGGGGCCACGCACCGCTGATATTGGTCACTCCACTGATAGTTCTGCTCACAACGAAGGACTCGCGTCTCGTAGAATCGACTACAGTCTCCGGGGAATGGACTGTAGCTTACCCCATTGCTGGGTTTCGGTGGATCGAATGAATTGCAGTTTGAGTACTCCCTGTAGTCACAGCGGTAGGTAATTTGGCTCCAGAACAGGTTTTCAGGACACTGGTGCTCGAAGGCCTGTCCTTTTTGGCATGTGTAATACTTGCGACAGTCGTTGGGATATGGCAACATTACAAGGTGGTTGGGGTCGTCGAACGGTGGGCAGTGTCCAATCGGCACAGCAGGTTCGGCTACAATAGGCTACATAGAAACTTACATTTCTTAGATTATGTTCATTCGAACGAAGGGAGCACTTACTGGAACATAATTGAACTCCTCGCTTTTTATAGTGGAATAGAAAGCCACTAAAACTAGGCACACAAGTGTAGGTGTTCGCcgcactgaaaaaaaagaatttaataatgcgtagtaattttaatattttaaattttttcttactgATGGTTGAATCCAGTGAAAGCGCACTGAGATAGTGAATGTTGTGCTTGGGTAACACCAGCCCTTTTATACTTACAACATGCAGGCGATCGTTATCAAGTTGAAGTGTTTAACTTTGATTTATCGTTAAGAACTCCTCTTATACAAAGAAAggctgcaatttttaaaaaaacaatccTAGGAATTTAAGATTAACAATTTACTTACtcttattacatttttagtgTCACAATGGcttacttttttatattttcttgaaaaGGTTACAAATCAGAATTATTTATAGTTAGCtggctcttttttttttttggcaagccATGGTTTCTTAGACATTATTATTGTCCGACGTTATTGTCTTTTCCACTTGACCGGACAAGCTTATCGGTTCAAGGACAGAGGAGATTAAAAGGTTTATATCTAAATTCCACCGAAGACACGGTATCTTATTGTCAATAACATGTGTTTGTATATCAGTGATATATAAGAACCCAAGCGATCGGTGCTGAGTATCAGATGAACTGCAGAGTTTAAGCGCAGAGCAATGAAAAGTATGGGTAAAgcagttttattaatttcgataaatattaatattgatttttattagtGGAATACCAACTTTTGTTGACTGTTTCTTTAACTGTGATGTGCTTTGGGTTCTCCATGTCACAAACTGTGGTAAAACAGGCCGATCCTAATGACTGCCATCGATTCTATGAGATTCGCTTGCTGAGCTGTCCTCCGCAATTTATTTGGAACTCAAACTTCGAGCGATGCGAAATGCAGGCGCTTGGTGGATGTTCCTTCACTTCTTCAGCACCAAATGGGAGTAAACGCTTTCAAAACGACTCAATTCTAAGTCCGGAAATCACAAAATCACAAAATCTTTTGGAGGTATGTGACAACAAACTCGGACAGCGGATAGTTTACCCAGGTGACTGCACCCGATTCATTCTGTGCGATTATCTGCCCTTTGTGATGACCTGTCCGCAATATCTCTTTTGGAACTCCCATCTACTCACTTGTGACAAAATTTGTgtttagattttcaaaaatacgTTTGTGTGGAATAAAGAATTAAATCAAATGACtctatttttttgtgatttattattaaatattaattacagtagcaaaacgtacaaaatattaaagaaatggCAGTAAAACTCTAAAATTAATTGCGAAAAACACTTAAATGCTTAAGACCAAGCAGCATCGAAACACAAATAGGTGTTTGTGGTTGACGGTTGGCCAAGCTGTTCTATAATTGAGCCCCTTTGGAACTGATCTACTATAATATGGGTGGGTTAAAGGGATGTTGTATACGATCCCCTAGCACTTGCCATTGGTTGGTGCCTTCGGTCGGCAGATTTTGCTCCTTCCATTGGCACCGTAAACAATGTTGCAGGAGAAGGTGAAGTAGCCGCATGTCGAGGACTTTGTGAAGTATGTGGACTGGAAGTTCTTGTTCTCCTGCGGCGGATTCTTGCTGTTGTCCATGCTGCCAGTCACCGACTTGGTGACGGTGACATAGCTGTCCGGAGCACGTGCGATGGGCTTGTCCCCTCGAGTTGGGCCCTCCTCAGCCGCGTCGGCCGAAATCTCCACCCTCTTGTTAGTGGGCAGCTCCAGAGCCTTGGTGTGGAACTTCTTTTGCACATTGACAGTGCCTCGGAATCCTGGTGGTATAGCCTCGGTGGTGGAAGGTTCGCTATTGATGGTTACCCTACCGTTCTGCTGTTGCACCACTTGGTACTTTTCACCTGCAACTGGTAGCACCACCGCCTTTTGGATTTGCGTGGGCGAAGACTGTTCGTAGGCCTTGGGCTCTGGAGTTGGCTCCAGTTTCTTAACACTGCTGGCCGACTTGGGACTCTCCTCCAGCTTGACTGGCTTCTCGTTGTAGTACTCATCCTCTTCGTATTCATCCGGGTCAGCTTCATCTTCATCGTCGTACTGTATGGGCTCCGGCTGGTCTGCTTTCCTTTCTGCCATATCAGCCTCATCCTTGGGCTTGGTCGACTTCAACTGCAGTTCTGGCAGCCTGTCGGACTCATCAGTGAGCGCCGGTCCGCTATAAACAGCATCAGCGCGATCAGTAACTctaaaatacacaaaaaaaaacaaaaaaaaacaaattttatattttcgtttCCCATGATGGCATATCATAGATGATGGATATTTtcaactgaatattttttcAAGAGCTTAGAACAAGGTGctcctttaaaataattcgaGTTTTCGTTGTTAAatagatttatttgtttaaaaattttaaaaagttacaattttataacatATAAGTAAGgcctattttatttagttgatTTTAACACAGAAGCTAAAATAGTTGACAATGTTTCTAAGTTCAAACCAGACTTTGTTTTGGCTATTTGCTACGCATTTGTTTGCTTATGACAGGGGTGCTCACGCATATGGAgcacaattgtttttgtaaatgcACTCGTTTGTGGAGATGTTAGGGCCGGCAAATAGGTAAGCTTGCTGGGCACATTTTGCTATACACTAACAATTTTTCGTTTCTTCCTTGCGGTCCAATTCGTTACTGATAAGACCGAGACAAGCCAACAACAATTacattggtttattttttttggatggCTAAgtcaaatgaattttgtttttgtcttttccTCGGCTCAACACCGAATACTTTACTTGTGTTCGTGAtcctttttaaatgtgttggAAAATGCTCTGCCATATGGCAGTTTTGAGCACCCCTGGCTCATGTGATTATGTATGAATTTGTGGGTGAGATAAGGAGAGCCATTTACCAGCggtaaaaaattgaaaaggggcaagaaaaaaaatcacgAAGGATGCAATGGAAGAGAGCGGCAAGTGTCTTGAGAGACGAAAGAGGAGGCGAGGAAGCGGGTGCACGAAGTTTTTTGAGAGAGTATGGCATTGTTGAGAGAGTATGCCTataaacagtaaaaaaaaagtaaagctCCTAAGCAAAACTTGTATTGGATAGACACGGGTGTTGCAATGAGGTAAATTcaaccttttttatttgaatcggaaactttttaaatgcaCTAAGcgtttctttttaatttagtttattggGATTAGTTGGTTGGTcgtttttttgtcttttaacaattttttttatgacaaTATCAAAAGTTTATTGACCCCTTCCCGAAACTCAGAGTGCCTCTATTTGATAcctatgtacatatgtaagtCACGCCTGGTAAGCTAGCtatcataaaaactaactaagctaaacaaaaacgaaggaatatttttgttaaatacatTCTaagatttttgtataaaaGGATTCggtatgttttaaaattttataaaatgagtTTGCCACATTTAGAAGcgtaaaaaacttttaagaaagagcttaacaatttttaatattataaatatttacgtatattaAAGCGAATGCCTTTGGGGTTACTTACGCATTGACATTATCGCCGAACCGACTGATGGTGTTAAATAGCTCACGATTTTGTTCCCTGTACGATGCCACCTGCTCCTTGGTTCCCGATGCGGATTGAGCAGCACCGTGGTACGAAACGCCGtagctgaaataaaaaaccataTTGTAACACCTTTCTTGAGCCGCCAGTCGTACACTTTTACTACCTGGAAGTTCCGTGAATCTGCGAGCTACTCTGACTAGAGTGGGCGCCAGATGAGGACGAAGCCTGACCGCCGCCGTTGGCCGCTGGCGTATTAGCTTCCTGGCCGGGACGAAAACCGATCTGGGCTTGCGATGAGGTCTGCCCAGGACCGCTGGACTGGGCGTCAGCCAACCCACCCTTGTCATTGGCATGAACCTCGCTCTGGCTCAGTTGGATAATGCCGCCGCTCTGCGAAGAGGCCTTCGTGCCGCCGTCCTTTGCCGTCTGCACCTGGGCCTGCGACTGGGCGGGACCCCCAGATCCCTGGGCCTGACTCACGGCGCCCTCCGCAGTTCCGGTGACCTGGGCACTGGCCGCACGATCCGCATCCGAGGTCATTGCGCTGGCGCTAAAGGTTCCGCCCGCACTGTATGTTCCAGACACTTGGGTCTTGGCAGTGCCTCCGTTCTTCTTGCCCTGAGCACTTGCCGAAGCCTGTCCGTCGCCAATAGATGACTCGGCCTGGGAGAATGCGTCGTCGGCTCCACCTGTGCCGGCAGCAACTGGTACACctttaatagattttaataaGTTTCTCAATAACTCGTGTAGCTACtcaccagcaccaccagcgCCTCCAACACCAGGAGCTCCAGGAACAACTCCAGTGCCAGCTGTGTAGCGCCCCGGTGCATCAATTTGACCGCCGACACCAGACTGTCCCGTTTGACCTGTCTGGCCTCCGTAACCTGGTTGACCCACTCCAGCACCCGTCGTTCCGCCAACTCCAGGTTGAGATCCGTAACCGGGTTGAGCTCCGTATCCGGGCTGAGGCCGTCCAATTCCTGGTTGGCTTCCTCCTACTCCCGGCTGAGTTCCGTATTCTGCCGATCCACCTGCAGGTTGACTTCCGTAACCAGGCTGTCGGCCACCCAAGCCTGCCTGTCCGCCTACTCCCGGCTGAGTTCCGTATCCAGCTTGAGAGCCACCAATTCCTTGGTGGCTTCCCCCAACTCCGGGCTGACTTCCACCTACTCCAGGTTGTGTTCCATAGCCAGGCTGAGTTCCATATTCAGGTTGAGAACCACCAAATCCTGGTTGGCTTCCCCCAACTCCGGACTGACTTCCTCCTACTCCAGGTTGTGTTCCGTATCCAGGCTGAGTTCCATAACCAGGTTGAGAACCACCAACTCCTGGTTGGCTTCCTCCTACTCCCGGCTGTGTTCCGTATCCTGGATGAGATCCATATCCAGGTTGAGATCCACCAATTCCTGGTTGACCTCCTCCAACTCCTTGCTGACTTCCTCCTACTCCAGGTTGTATTCCGTATCCAGGTGCAGTTCCATATCCAGGCTGGGAACCACCAAGTCCTGGTTGGCTTCCTCCAAATCCGGGCTGACTTCCTCCTACTCCAGGTTGTGTTCCGTATCCAGGCTGAGTTCCATAACCAGGTTGAGAACCACCAACTCCTGGTTGGCTTCCTCCTACTCCCGGCTGTGTTCCGTATCCTGGTTGAGATCCATATCCAGGTTGAGATCCACCAATTCCGGGTTGGCTTCCTCCAACTCCCGGCTGACTTCCTCCTACTCCGGGCTGTGTTCCGTATCCTGGTTGAGTTTCATATCCAGGTTGAGAACCACCAATTCCTGGTTGGCTTCCTCCAACTCCGGGCTGACTTCCTCCTACTCCCGCCTGTGTCCCGTATCCTGGTTGAGTTCCATATCCAGGTTGATAGCCACCAATTCCTGGTTGGCTTCCTCCAAATCCGGGCTGACTTCCTCCTACTCCAGGTTGTGTTCCGTATCCAGGCTGAGTTCCATAACCAGGTTGAGAACCACCAACTCCTGGTTGGCTTCCTCCTACTCCCGGCTGTGTTCCGTATCCTGGTTGAGTTCCATATCCAGGTTGAGAACCACCAATTCCGGGTTGGCTTTCTCCAACTCCGGGCTGACTTCTTCCTACTCCCGCCTGTTTCCCGTATCCTGGTTGAGTTCCATATCCAGGTTGAGAGCTACCAATTCCTGGTTGACCTCCTCCAACTCCAGGCTGACTTCCCCCTACTCCAGGTTGTGTTCCGTATCCAGGTGCAGCTCCATATCCAGGCTGGGAACCACCAAGTCCTGGTTGGCTTCCCCCAACTCCGTATCCAGGTTGAGTCACATATCCAACTCCAGGTTGGGAACCACCAATTCCTGATTGGCTTCCTCTACCTCCTGGCTGGGTGCCTCCAACTCCAGGCTGTACTCCATATCCAGACTGACTTCCATATCCAGGCTGGGAACCACCAAGTCCTGGTTGGCTTCCTCCAACTCCGGGCTGACTTCCTCCTACTCCAGGTTGTGTTCCGTATCCAGGTTGAGTTCCATATCCAGGTTGAGATACACCAATTCCGGGTTGGCTTCCTCCAACTCCGGGCTGACTTCCTCCTACTCCAGGTTGTGTTCCGTATCCAGGTTGAGTTCCATAT contains the following coding sequences:
- the LOC128258507 gene encoding collagen alpha-2(IV) chain-like isoform X4; translated protein: MLPLRIGLLLGAVLLVASANGAAIVIEISGLTGLDREKRSARGYSRGQTQSQYLNFGKPEQDGKAEAEANESGSRSTVSGTHGMGQAQSQFSSGDCNGCSGYQTDYPSSGRILDASGAGGVGFPGAGAQGGVGEQPGFGGQSGIGGQPGSGGAYSPGYGHLPAPGTGGTQPGELGVGGYPGVAGKQPGYGTQTGAGGSPTGIGGAQPGFGTRPGVGEQAGTSGGQPGVGGQQGVSGVRPGVPGESGLGSGQPGYGSQPGVVGSTGYETQPGIGGRQPETGEGQTGYGTQPGVGGQAGISGGQPGVGGVQPGYGTRPGESGLGSGQPGYGPQPGVGGQTGVGGAQPGYGDGGSGRSPGYGTQPGLEVGQPGFGGQPGVGSQTGYGTQPGVTGQHGLDTRPGLTGESLIGGGSQPMLGGTPGYSTQPGFTGQTGVGDGHPGHGPQAGVGGTETGAGGDQPGTGGSQPGYGTQPGYGTQPGVGGSQQGVGGGQPGIGGPQPGYGTQPGYGTQPGVGGSQQGVGGGQPGIGGPQPGYGTQPGYGTQPGEGGSQPGVGGSQPGIGGSQPGYGTQPGVGGQTGLGGRQPGYGSQPGVGGSAGYGTQPGVGGSQPGIGGSQPGYGAQPGYGTQPGYGSQPGVGGSLPGVGGSQPGIGGSQTGYGSQPGYGAQPGVGGSQPGFGGSQPGIGGSQPGYGTQPGYGTQPGVGGSQPGFGGSQPGIGGSQPGYGTQPGYGTQPGVGGSQPGVGGSQPGIGVSQPGYGTQPGYGTQPGVGGSQPGVGGSQPGLGGSQPGYGSQSGYGVQPGVGGTQPGGRGSQSGIGGSQPGVGYVTQPGYGVGGSQPGLGGSQPGYGAAPGYGTQPGVGGSQPGVGGGQPGIGSSQPGYGTQPGYGKQAGVGRSQPGVGESQPGIGGSQPGYGTQPGYGTQPGVGGSQPGVGGSQPGYGTQPGYGTQPGVGGSQPGFGGSQPGIGGYQPGYGTQPGYGTQAGVGGSQPGVGGSQPGIGGSQPGYETQPGYGTQPGVGGSQPGVGGSQPGIGGSQPGYGSQPGYGTQPGVGGSQPGVGGSQPGYGTQPGYGTQPGVGGSQPGFGGSQPGLGGSQPGYGTAPGYGIQPGVGGSQQGVGGGQPGIGGSQPGYGSHPGYGTQPGVGGSQPGVGGSQPGYGTQPGYGTQPGVGGSQSGVGGSQPGFGGSQPEYGTQPGYGTQPGVGGSQPGVGGSHQGIGGSQAGYGTQPGVGGQAGLGGRQPGYGSQPAGGSAEYGTQPGVGGSQPGIGRPQPGYGAQPGYGSQPGVGGTTGAGVGQPGYGGQTGQTGQSGVGGQIDAPGRYTAGTGVVPGAPGVGGAGGAGVPVAAGTGGADDAFSQAESSIGDGQASASAQGKKNGGTAKTQVSGTYSAGGTFSASAMTSDADRAASAQVTGTAEGAVSQAQGSGGPAQSQAQVQTAKDGGTKASSQSGGIIQLSQSEVHANDKGGLADAQSSGPGQTSSQAQIGFRPGQEANTPAANGGGQASSSSGAHSSQSSSQIHGTSSYGVSYHGAAQSASGTKEQVASYREQNRELFNTISRFGDNVNAVTDRADAVYSGPALTDESDRLPELQLKSTKPKDEADMAERKADQPEPIQYDDEDEADPDEYEEDEYYNEKPVKLEESPKSASSVKKLEPTPEPKAYEQSSPTQIQKAVVLPVAGEKYQVVQQQNGRVTINSEPSTTEAIPPGFRGTVNVQKKFHTKALELPTNKRVEISADAAEEGPTRGDKPIARAPDSYVTVTKSVTGSMDNSKNPPQENKNFQSTYFTKSSTCGYFTFSCNIVYGANGRSKICRPKAPTNGKC
- the LOC128258507 gene encoding collagen alpha-2(IV) chain-like isoform X1 — translated: MGQAQSQFSSGDCNGCSGYQTDYPSSGRILDASGAGGVGFPGAGAQGGVGEQPGFGGQSGIGGQPGSGGAYSPGYGHLPAPGTGGTQPGELGVGGYPGVAGKQPGYGTQTGAGGSPTGIGGAQPGFGTRPGVGEQAGTSGGQPGVGGQQGVSGVRPGVPGESGLGSGQPGYGSQPGVVGSTGYETQPGIGGRQPETGEGQTGYGTQPGVGGQAGISGGQPGVGGVQPGYGTRPGESGLGSGQPGYGPQPGVGGQTGVGGAQPGYGDGGSGRSPGYGTQPGLEVGQPGFGGQPGVGSQTGYGTQPGVTGQHGLDTRPGLTGESLIGGGSQPMLGGTPGYSTQPGFTGQTGVGDGHPGHGPQAGVGGTETGAGGDQPGTGGSQPGYGTQPGYGTQPGVGGSQQGVGGGQPGIGGPQPGYGTQPGYGTQPGVGGSQQGVGGGQPGIGGPQPGYGTQPGYGTQPGEGGSQPGVGGSQPGIGGSQPGYGTQPGVGGQTGLGGRQPGYGSQPGVGGSAGYGTQPGVGGSQPGIGGSQPGYGAQPGYGTQPGYGSQPGVGGSLPGVGGSQPGIGGSQTGYGSQPGYGAQPGVGGSQPGFGGSQPGIGGSQPGYGTQPGYGTQPGVGGSQPGFGGSQPGIGGSQPGYGTQPGYGTQPGVGGSQPGVGGSQPGIGVSQPGYGTQPGYGTQPGVGGSQPGVGGSQPGLGGSQPGYGSQSGYGVQPGVGGTQPGGRGSQSGIGGSQPGVGYVTQPGYGVGGSQPGLGGSQPGYGAAPGYGTQPGVGGSQPGVGGGQPGIGSSQPGYGTQPGYGKQAGVGRSQPGVGESQPGIGGSQPGYGTQPGYGTQPGVGGSQPGVGGSQPGYGTQPGYGTQPGVGGSQPGFGGSQPGIGGYQPGYGTQPGYGTQAGVGGSQPGVGGSQPGIGGSQPGYETQPGYGTQPGVGGSQPGVGGSQPGIGGSQPGYGSQPGYGTQPGVGGSQPGVGGSQPGYGTQPGYGTQPGVGGSQPGFGGSQPGLGGSQPGYGTAPGYGIQPGVGGSQQGVGGGQPGIGGSQPGYGSHPGYGTQPGVGGSQPGVGGSQPGYGTQPGYGTQPGVGGSQSGVGGSQPGFGGSQPEYGTQPGYGTQPGVGGSQPGVGGSHQGIGGSQAGYGTQPGVGGQAGLGGRQPGYGSQPAGGSAEYGTQPGVGGSQPGIGRPQPGYGAQPGYGSQPGVGGTTGAGVGQPGYGGQTGQTGQSGVGGQIDAPGRYTAGTGVVPGAPGVGGAGGAGVPVAAGTGGADDAFSQAESSIGDGQASASAQGKKNGGTAKTQVSGTYSAGGTFSASAMTSDADRAASAQVTGTAEGAVSQAQGSGGPAQSQAQVQTAKDGGTKASSQSGGIIQLSQSEVHANDKGGLADAQSSGPGQTSSQAQIGFRPGQEANTPAANGGGQASSSSGAHSSQSSSQIHGTSSYGVSYHGAAQSASGTKEQVASYREQNRELFNTISRFGDNVNAVTDRADAVYSGPALTDESDRLPELQLKSTKPKDEADMAERKADQPEPIQYDDEDEADPDEYEEDEYYNEKPVKLEESPKSASSVKKLEPTPEPKAYEQSSPTQIQKAVVLPVAGEKYQVVQQQNGRVTINSEPSTTEAIPPGFRGTVNVQKKFHTKALELPTNKRVEISADAAEEGPTRGDKPIARAPDSYVTVTKSVTGSMDNSKNPPQENKNFQSTYFTKSSTCGYFTFSCNIVYGANGRSKICRPKAPTNGKC
- the LOC128258507 gene encoding collagen alpha-2(IV) chain-like isoform X2, whose translation is MGQAQSQFSSGDCNGCSGYQTDYPSSGRILDASGAGGVGFPGAGAQGGVGEQPGFGGQSGIGGQPGSGGAYSPGYGHLPAPGTGGTQPGELGVGGYPGVAGKQPGYGTQTGAGGSPTGIGGAQPGFGTRPGVGEQAGTSGGQPGVGGQQGVSGVRPGVPGESGLGSGQPGYGSQPGVVGSTGYETQPGIGGRQPETGEGQTGYGTQPGVGGQAGISGGQPGVGGVQPGYGTRPGESGLGSGQPGYGPQPGVGGQTGVGGAQPGYGDGGSGRSPGYGTQPGLEVGQPGFGGQPGVGSQTGYGTQPGVTGQHGLDTRPGLTGESLIGGGSQPMLGGTPGYSTQPGFTGQTGVGDGHPGHGPQAGVGGTETGAGGDQPGTGGSQPGYGTQPGYGTQPGVGGSQQGVGGGQPGIGGPQPGYGTQPGYGTQPGVGGSQQGVGGGQPGIGGPQPGYGTQPGYGTQPGEGGSQPGVGGSQPGIGGSQPGYGTQPGVGGQTGLGGRQPGYGSQPGVGGSAGYGTQPGVGGSQPGIGGSQPGYGAQPGYGTQPGYGSQPGVGGSLPGVGGSQPGIGGSQTGYGSQPGYGAQPGVGGSQPGFGGSQPGIGGSQPGYGTQPGYGTQPGVGGSQPGFGGSQPGIGGSQPGYGTQPGYGTQPGVGGSQPGVGGSQPGIGVSQPGYGTQPGYGTQPGVGGSQPGVGGSQPGLGGSQPGYGSQSGYGVQPGVGGTQPGGRGSQSGIGGSQPGVGYVTQPGYGVGGSQPGLGGSQPGYGAAPGYGTQPGVGGSQPGVGGGQPGIGSSQPGYGTQPGYGKQAGVGRSQPGVGESQPGIGGSQPGYGTQPGYGTQPGVGGSQPGVGGSQPGYGTQPGYGTQPGVGGSQPGFGGSQPGIGGYQPGYGTQPGYGTQAGVGGSQPGVGGSQPGIGGSQPGYETQPGYGTQPGVGGSQPGVGGSQPGIGGSQPGYGSQPGYGTQPGVGGSQPGVGGSQPGVGGSQPGYGTQPGYGTQPGVGGSQSGVGGSQPGFGGSQPEYGTQPGYGTQPGVGGSQPGVGGSHQGIGGSQAGYGTQPGVGGQAGLGGRQPGYGSQPAGGSAEYGTQPGVGGSQPGIGRPQPGYGAQPGYGSQPGVGGTTGAGVGQPGYGGQTGQTGQSGVGGQIDAPGRYTAGTGVVPGAPGVGGAGGAGVPVAAGTGGADDAFSQAESSIGDGQASASAQGKKNGGTAKTQVSGTYSAGGTFSASAMTSDADRAASAQVTGTAEGAVSQAQGSGGPAQSQAQVQTAKDGGTKASSQSGGIIQLSQSEVHANDKGGLADAQSSGPGQTSSQAQIGFRPGQEANTPAANGGGQASSSSGAHSSQSSSQIHGTSSYGVSYHGAAQSASGTKEQVASYREQNRELFNTISRFGDNVNAVTDRADAVYSGPALTDESDRLPELQLKSTKPKDEADMAERKADQPEPIQYDDEDEADPDEYEEDEYYNEKPVKLEESPKSASSVKKLEPTPEPKAYEQSSPTQIQKAVVLPVAGEKYQVVQQQNGRVTINSEPSTTEAIPPGFRGTVNVQKKFHTKALELPTNKRVEISADAAEEGPTRGDKPIARAPDSYVTVTKSVTGSMDNSKNPPQENKNFQSTYFTKSSTCGYFTFSCNIVYGANGRSKICRPKAPTNGKC